A single genomic interval of Lathyrus oleraceus cultivar Zhongwan6 chromosome 7, CAAS_Psat_ZW6_1.0, whole genome shotgun sequence harbors:
- the LOC127103852 gene encoding uncharacterized protein LOC127103852: MIGHYANECSSAEKKCYKCGKTWNFITDCKDNGVTCYNYGEQGHISTNFQKPNKAPSEGFFFHFSGTETTSADRLIRGTCFINSTPLIAIIDTGATHSFISLNCAKRLDLNLSSMVGSIVIDTLTSGSVTTSLVCLKCPLTIYGKNFAIDLVCLQLSNLDVILGMNWLDFNRVYQLLLQYRYISRDGRIWGINVYIC; encoded by the coding sequence ATGATAGGTCACTATGCCAATGAGTGCTCaagtgctgagaagaagtgttacAAGTGTGGGAAGACATGGAACTTCATTACTGATTGTAAGGATAATGGTGTGACTTGCTACAATTATGGTGAGCAAGGCCATATTAGTACTAATTTCCAGAAGCCAAATAAGGCTCCATCTGAAggatttttttttcatttttcagGGACAGAGACTACTAGTGCTGACAGGTTGATTCGAGGTACGTGTTTTATCAATAGTACCCCTCTGATTGCTATTATTGACACGGGTGCAACACATTCTTTTATTTCGCTTAATTGTGCTAAGAGATTGGATTTAAATTTATCTTCTATGGTAGGAAGTATAGTTATTGATACCCTAACCAGTGGTTCAGTAACTACTTCATTGGTGTGTTTAAAGTGTCCTCTGACTATTTATGGTAAGAATTTTGCGATAGATTTAGTCTGTCTACAGTTGAGTAATCTTGATGTTATCCTTGGAATGAACTGGTTGGATTTCAACCGTGTTTATCAACTACTTTTACAATATCGTTATATTTCTAGAGATGGGAGGATATGGGGAATTAATGTTTATATCTGCTAA